In Acaryochloris marina S15, a single genomic region encodes these proteins:
- a CDS encoding D-alanine--D-alanine ligase family protein codes for MEKLRVGLVFGGCSGEHEVSITSAKAVRGALQTAPNPDKYEVVPFYIHKNGCWQAGEVANHVLETGKPQDQAEEGNRWQFPDAAASVDVWFPILHGPNGEDGTIQGLLQLMQVPYVGSGVLGSAAGMDKIAMKTVFAAAGLPQVKYVPVTREQVWSDPCVFKQVCDRIDETIGYPNFVKPANLGSSVGISKVRSRLELEAALDSAASFDRRIVVEAGVVAREVECAVLGNGKPRASVVGEISFDSDFYDYETKYTEGRASLQIPAPLPADITEKIQEMAINAFIAVDAAGLSRVDFFYVESTREVLINEINTLPGFTSTSMYPMLWGASGVEFPELVDRLIQLAVEYHAPSD; via the coding sequence GTGGAGAAATTGCGAGTTGGTTTAGTGTTTGGGGGATGTTCGGGAGAGCATGAAGTATCAATCACCTCAGCGAAAGCCGTTCGCGGTGCGCTCCAAACGGCGCCTAACCCTGATAAATATGAGGTTGTTCCTTTTTACATCCATAAAAATGGGTGTTGGCAAGCCGGTGAAGTGGCGAATCACGTTTTAGAAACGGGAAAACCTCAAGATCAAGCAGAAGAAGGCAATCGATGGCAGTTTCCCGATGCCGCAGCCTCTGTTGATGTATGGTTTCCAATCCTGCATGGCCCGAATGGAGAAGATGGGACCATTCAAGGGCTGTTACAGTTGATGCAAGTGCCTTATGTCGGTTCTGGAGTGTTGGGCTCGGCGGCTGGCATGGACAAGATCGCCATGAAAACTGTGTTTGCAGCGGCGGGATTGCCTCAAGTGAAGTATGTGCCCGTAACCCGAGAACAGGTTTGGTCCGATCCTTGTGTGTTTAAGCAGGTGTGCGATCGCATTGATGAAACCATTGGCTATCCCAACTTTGTCAAACCCGCCAATCTAGGATCTTCCGTCGGTATTTCTAAGGTCAGATCTCGGCTGGAACTAGAAGCAGCGTTAGATAGTGCCGCTTCCTTTGATCGCCGTATTGTTGTAGAGGCAGGCGTGGTAGCTCGGGAAGTGGAATGTGCTGTTCTCGGCAATGGCAAACCTCGGGCATCGGTGGTAGGAGAAATTAGCTTCGATAGCGATTTCTACGACTACGAAACGAAATATACGGAAGGACGGGCGAGTCTCCAAATTCCGGCCCCCTTGCCAGCGGACATCACCGAAAAAATTCAAGAGATGGCGATTAACGCTTTTATTGCGGTTGATGCAGCGGGCTTATCGCGGGTAGATTTCTTTTATGTGGAATCTACGAGAGAAGTATTGATCAATGAAATCAATACCTTGCCTGGGTTTACGTCAACCAGTATGTATCCCATGCTCTGGGGAGCTTCCGGGGTGGAATTCCCCGAATTAGTGGATCGGCTCATTCAGTTGGCTGTGGAATATCATGCTCCATCTGATTAG
- a CDS encoding D-alanyl-D-alanine carboxypeptidase gives MPSIKTTVSIPIALSLFFSGCSNSDVKPSATPLPKPTTSTPAALPPLKLGLADPTTIANPQIEEYLSQLGAPIVSQGVWIQTQDTLLANHQGTIPLPAASVTKVATSLAVLKKLGPDHLFETKIGYVGTIQNGELQGDLVIEGGSDPFFVWEDAIALGNLLNQNGIRSVSGNLIVVGPFYMNYESDPVTSRTLLQQGLDHTRWPAEAQTQYQTLPGDTPKPEVAIAGSIQTTATRPDLVKPIIQHRSLPVAELLKKMNQYSNNAMSEMLAKYVGGAPQVAQIAAQEAGVPSQEIQLINGSGLGVDNRISPRAACGMFQAIARLLHPQEMTIADIFAVIGTDPGVHNERPLPKKSVIKSGTLNSVSSLAGALPTENQGVIWFAVINGEGNVDQFRAKQETLLQTFMQSWGTTTQTFDLITANPVRQNLSVTSQVVPPH, from the coding sequence ATGCCCTCTATCAAAACTACCGTTTCTATTCCTATTGCTCTCAGCCTGTTCTTCAGCGGGTGCAGCAACTCAGACGTCAAGCCATCTGCAACACCTTTACCCAAGCCAACCACCAGTACCCCTGCAGCACTTCCACCTCTGAAGCTAGGACTTGCGGATCCGACAACTATTGCTAATCCTCAGATCGAGGAATACTTATCCCAATTAGGAGCACCTATTGTTAGTCAAGGAGTATGGATTCAAACTCAAGATACCTTACTCGCCAATCATCAAGGCACCATTCCTTTACCAGCTGCTTCTGTGACTAAAGTTGCCACTTCCTTAGCAGTTTTAAAGAAACTAGGACCCGACCATCTATTTGAAACCAAAATTGGCTATGTTGGCACGATTCAGAACGGTGAACTGCAAGGAGATTTAGTGATTGAGGGAGGGTCTGATCCGTTTTTTGTGTGGGAAGATGCGATCGCACTCGGTAACCTCCTCAACCAAAACGGTATTCGCAGCGTCAGCGGCAATTTAATCGTGGTCGGTCCGTTTTATATGAACTATGAGTCCGACCCTGTTACGTCAAGAACGCTATTACAGCAGGGACTCGATCACACCCGCTGGCCTGCAGAAGCCCAAACGCAATACCAAACTTTGCCAGGTGATACGCCAAAGCCTGAAGTTGCGATCGCAGGGAGTATTCAAACCACAGCCACACGCCCAGATCTAGTCAAGCCAATCATTCAGCACCGCTCCCTCCCCGTAGCTGAACTGCTCAAAAAAATGAACCAATACAGCAATAACGCCATGTCCGAGATGCTAGCAAAGTATGTTGGTGGCGCTCCGCAGGTGGCTCAAATTGCAGCCCAGGAAGCCGGAGTTCCTTCTCAAGAAATTCAACTGATCAATGGTTCGGGTTTAGGAGTCGATAATCGCATCTCACCCAGAGCAGCCTGTGGCATGTTTCAAGCCATCGCTCGCCTATTGCATCCTCAAGAAATGACCATTGCCGATATTTTTGCCGTGATTGGGACTGATCCAGGGGTACATAATGAACGACCCCTCCCCAAAAAATCGGTGATCAAGTCGGGCACTTTGAATAGTGTCAGTTCCCTTGCTGGAGCCTTACCCACCGAGAATCAGGGAGTCATCTGGTTCGCAGTCATTAACGGAGAAGGCAATGTTGATCAGTTCAGAGCCAAACAAGAAACCTTGCTTCAGACCTTTATGCAATCCTGGGGAACTACCACCCAGACCTTTGATCTAATCACCGCCAATCCCGTTCGCCAAAACTTGAGCGTCACGAGTCAAGTCGTTCCTCCTCACTAA
- a CDS encoding YHS domain-containing (seleno)protein encodes MLTATLMGTTASLILRDWRVIANAQPISNTSTSTTIFAEDGVAIRGTDPVAYFTVGKPVPGRQEFAYEWKGVTWLFASAEHRDLFANDPTAYAPQYGGFCAYGLSYGALVSTMPDAWSIVDGKLYLNYSIAIQKQWQEDTAGNIDRANLNWLNLQSK; translated from the coding sequence ATGCTGACGGCTACGCTAATGGGAACAACAGCCTCACTGATTCTGAGGGATTGGAGGGTGATAGCAAATGCTCAGCCAATTTCCAACACTTCTACCTCGACCACTATTTTTGCGGAAGATGGTGTTGCGATTCGAGGTACGGATCCAGTGGCATATTTTACGGTAGGCAAGCCAGTCCCAGGACGTCAAGAGTTTGCTTATGAATGGAAAGGCGTAACGTGGTTATTTGCCAGTGCTGAACATCGAGACTTGTTTGCCAATGATCCAACAGCCTATGCGCCTCAATATGGAGGGTTCTGCGCTTATGGATTGAGTTACGGTGCATTAGTGTCGACTATGCCGGATGCTTGGTCTATTGTTGATGGCAAGCTTTATTTGAATTACAGTATCGCTATTCAAAAACAGTGGCAAGAAGACACCGCTGGTAATATTGACCGAGCCAATCTAAATTGGCTGAATTTGCAGTCTAAATAG
- a CDS encoding DUF4272 domain-containing protein: MRHDLCIEATVPFKNQEGNQCPRSVEEVAIRSIILHTVAAVGYKVDSKLLVDWLKDQQIWECVSPLEKTWFATKEITDEDRSPLCWRVEAEWTLLWAISKVQSLGLPTQTCDTATLVDDIMPTLGDPIAAFIASSKLRSPGALLVEDDRVYNLHCYARQAFKTNTVPDDLIYDVLVQRHYAFEWLHSRDEWDDIRLDT, from the coding sequence TTGAGGCACGACCTATGCATCGAAGCAACCGTTCCCTTCAAGAATCAAGAAGGAAATCAATGCCCACGTTCAGTCGAAGAAGTTGCCATTCGATCCATTATTTTGCATACCGTCGCTGCTGTTGGATACAAAGTTGATTCAAAGCTCCTGGTTGACTGGCTTAAAGATCAGCAGATATGGGAGTGTGTCTCCCCCCTAGAAAAAACTTGGTTCGCCACCAAGGAAATAACAGACGAGGACCGCAGTCCTTTATGTTGGCGCGTAGAGGCGGAATGGACCTTGCTTTGGGCTATCTCTAAAGTCCAATCCCTGGGATTGCCCACACAAACGTGTGATACAGCAACCCTAGTAGATGACATCATGCCCACCCTGGGTGATCCGATTGCTGCATTTATTGCTTCATCTAAGCTGCGATCACCTGGTGCTTTACTGGTCGAAGATGATCGGGTCTACAATCTGCACTGCTATGCTCGGCAAGCTTTCAAAACCAATACTGTTCCGGATGACTTAATTTATGACGTGCTAGTCCAACGTCATTATGCTTTTGAGTGGCTGCATAGTCGTGATGAATGGGACGATATCCGCCTTGATACCTAA
- a CDS encoding IS1 family transposase (programmed frameshift) produces MQCPLCGHSKAHKHGKMPNMLQRYRCPECQQTFTERFDTLYYRRQVSPEQVRQVLQAHAEGSSLRGITRTSGLAYNTVVSLVRAASQRSQQLHNGQVQAVETEDVSADEMWSFVKKQKHCLPHELEMGDCWMAITLANTSGVILSCRVGKHTDSLLNELVTSTEGKTDCKDWNSDDWGGYERVLPWEIDHYIGKDRTQRLERTNGIIRQHSGRWHRRQNKFGKVWAQTKVTARLVVSYFNWIWTHSRLKTTAAQRADLASRAWHWDDILTYPTIV; encoded by the exons ATGCAATGCCCACTATGCGGTCATTCCAAAGCACACAAGCATGGCAAGATGCCCAACATGCTTCAACGATACCGTTGTCCTGAGTGCCAGCAGACCTTTACTGAACGCTTTGATACCCTTTACTATCGTCGTCAGGTGAGTCCAGAGCAGGTCCGACAAGTTCTCCAAGCCCATGCAGAAGGGAGTAGTCTTCGAGGTATCACTCGGACCAGTGGCCTGGCTTACAACACTGTAGTCTCTCTAGTAAGAGCTGCTAGCCAACGATCTCAGCAACTCCATAATGGCCAAGTGCAAGCCGTTGAAACGGAGGATGTCAGTGCAGATGAAATGTGGTCCTTTGTG AAAAAGCAAAAACACTGTCTTCCCCATGAGCTAGAGATGGGTGATTGTTGGATGGCGATTACCTTGGCAAACACAAGCGGCGTGATCCTCTCGTGTCGTGTGGGCAAGCACACCGATTCATTATTGAATGAACTGGTGACTAGCACTGAAGGTAAGACCGATTGCAAGGACTGGAATAGCGACGATTGGGGGGGGTACGAAAGAGTGTTGCCTTGGGAGATTGACCATTACATTGGCAAGGACAGAACTCAACGACTCGAACGCACCAATGGCATTATTCGACAGCACAGTGGTCGATGGCATCGACGCCAGAACAAATTTGGCAAAGTGTGGGCGCAAACCAAAGTCACTGCTCGATTAGTGGTCAGCTATTTCAATTGGATTTGGACACACAGTCGGCTTAAAACAACGGCGGCACAACGTGCTGATCTAGCCTCGCGAGCTTGGCATTGGGATGACATACTCACCTACCCCACAATTGTTTGA
- a CDS encoding cupin domain-containing protein → MRLNLSQIPIRTGSNYPSIFKAQVAGRSKQRLGDAANLKNFGVNLVRLAPGSRSALRHWHSRQDELIYVVEGELVLETNAGKDSLTVGMAAGFPAGKADSHHLCNESNADAVYLEIGDRTPDDRVEYPDDDLVAHWVEEGWQFTHKDGRPYTDKDS, encoded by the coding sequence ATGCGACTCAATCTCTCTCAAATTCCCATCCGCACTGGCTCTAACTACCCTTCAATTTTTAAGGCTCAAGTGGCGGGTCGCAGTAAACAGCGGCTGGGCGATGCAGCAAATCTCAAGAACTTTGGCGTCAACTTAGTCCGGTTAGCACCCGGCAGTCGTTCTGCACTCCGCCATTGGCATAGCCGCCAAGATGAATTGATCTATGTAGTCGAAGGTGAACTCGTTCTGGAAACCAATGCTGGCAAGGACTCTCTTACGGTAGGGATGGCGGCTGGTTTTCCTGCCGGGAAAGCGGATAGTCACCATTTATGCAATGAGTCTAACGCCGATGCAGTCTATCTAGAAATTGGCGATCGCACGCCTGATGATCGGGTTGAGTATCCCGATGATGACTTAGTGGCTCATTGGGTTGAGGAGGGTTGGCAATTCACCCATAAAGACGGCAGACCTTACACAGACAAAGACAGTTGA
- a CDS encoding DUF1499 domain-containing protein — translation MLHRLTALAWASLVSIALLIGPSASAHATTLGALPGASSLFAGNAPELGVREGQLSPCPDSPNCVVSQNADADHEIPPLSYTSDRDTARETLLKVLTVVPRTRVVEQTNEYIRFESSSRLLGFVDDGEFYFPADDNIIQMRSASRVGESDLSVNRRRMEQIRLALQDLGV, via the coding sequence ATGCTGCATCGATTGACTGCCTTAGCTTGGGCAAGCTTGGTTTCTATTGCCCTTCTCATTGGTCCTTCGGCTTCTGCTCATGCTACGACCTTAGGGGCTTTGCCTGGGGCTTCGAGCTTGTTTGCAGGCAACGCTCCTGAGCTGGGAGTGCGTGAGGGGCAACTTTCGCCCTGTCCTGATTCACCCAATTGCGTGGTCAGTCAAAACGCAGATGCGGATCATGAAATTCCACCCCTGTCTTACACCAGCGATCGCGACACTGCCCGCGAAACCCTGTTGAAAGTGTTGACGGTTGTGCCTCGCACCCGAGTGGTGGAGCAGACCAACGAGTACATTCGGTTTGAATCCAGCAGTCGGTTGTTGGGATTTGTCGATGATGGTGAATTTTATTTTCCTGCCGATGACAATATTATTCAGATGCGTTCCGCCTCCCGGGTTGGCGAGTCGGATCTCAGCGTTAACCGCCGACGGATGGAGCAAATTCGCCTCGCTCTCCAGGACTTAGGTGTGTAG
- a CDS encoding esterase-like activity of phytase family protein — MTKFLRYCLPLLCCVLLLTGCDLPQVTAEARIFLNLSVDYLDGYQLAETEFDGTRVGGISAITYDRNRDRFYALSDDRAQPRFYTLNLQLDQEKPNRPQIKTLEIEDVTFFQNEEAQPYKIDRIDPEGIALTPQDTLWVSSEGVSRLQSPPALIEFDLQGQWQQQLTLPQQFFPIPATDENPDPPPHGIDDNRGFEALTLNPEGDRIFVAIEAPLQQDYPDADAEGETQHYNRLLHYWIGEPQPQFLANYLYPLKSADLLKGLNGLTELLTVDSAGHFLSLERSYSPFTGFSAEIFQITTAVARDTSKIDSLPSDFTGITPIQKQPLLDLKQLKIPGRNLEGMMWGPPLADGSQSLIVVSDNNFEPDEPTQFLLFRLRQDSQLVS, encoded by the coding sequence GTGACCAAATTCCTGCGGTATTGCTTGCCGCTGTTGTGCTGTGTGTTGCTGCTGACGGGCTGTGATCTGCCCCAGGTGACTGCAGAGGCCCGCATCTTTTTAAATCTATCTGTGGATTATTTGGATGGGTATCAGCTCGCTGAAACAGAGTTTGACGGGACTCGTGTGGGTGGAATTTCTGCGATTACCTATGATCGAAATCGCGATCGCTTCTATGCTTTGTCCGATGATCGAGCTCAACCTCGTTTCTACACCCTGAACTTGCAATTAGATCAAGAGAAACCCAATCGCCCCCAGATTAAAACTTTGGAAATAGAAGATGTCACCTTCTTCCAAAACGAAGAAGCACAACCCTATAAGATCGATCGAATTGATCCAGAAGGAATAGCCCTGACCCCTCAAGATACTTTGTGGGTGAGTAGTGAAGGCGTATCCCGTTTGCAGAGTCCCCCTGCCCTGATCGAATTTGATCTGCAAGGTCAGTGGCAACAACAGCTAACCTTGCCTCAACAGTTTTTTCCTATCCCCGCTACTGACGAGAATCCTGACCCACCGCCCCACGGTATTGACGATAATCGTGGATTTGAAGCGTTGACTCTGAATCCAGAAGGCGATCGCATCTTCGTAGCCATTGAAGCCCCCTTACAGCAAGATTATCCAGACGCCGATGCTGAAGGAGAAACCCAGCATTACAATCGCCTCCTCCACTACTGGATTGGCGAACCTCAGCCCCAATTCTTAGCTAATTATCTCTACCCCCTGAAGTCAGCTGATCTACTCAAAGGGCTAAACGGTCTTACAGAACTCTTGACCGTGGACAGCGCCGGACATTTTCTCAGCCTTGAGCGATCCTACAGTCCATTTACAGGGTTCAGTGCCGAAATCTTTCAAATCACGACTGCCGTCGCTCGGGATACCTCCAAAATCGATTCTTTACCGAGCGACTTCACAGGAATTACACCGATTCAAAAACAGCCCCTGCTGGATTTGAAACAGCTCAAAATTCCCGGCAGAAATTTAGAAGGCATGATGTGGGGACCTCCGTTGGCCGATGGAAGCCAATCCCTCATCGTTGTTAGCGACAACAATTTTGAGCCGGATGAACCGACTCAATTTTTACTGTTTCGCCTACGCCAAGACAGTCAGCTCGTGTCCTAA
- the lepB gene encoding signal peptidase I, protein MTQPQPPDLKPTEQPEESWWVEAAKTVGLSLLLAFGIRTFVAEARFIPSGSMEPTLQIHDRLIIDKVTFRFRDPEQGDVVVFNPTESLKRANFKEAFIKRVVGVPGDRIEIKNGVVWVNNQPIKENYTAEGVTTGPSADHCRNNYVTSDIDSQPIEPPVPIFLEKPQTIPEKHYLVLGDNRGNSYDGRCWGLVAHADLVGRAVFRFLPFDRIGTLPPAEVTSAE, encoded by the coding sequence ATGACGCAACCCCAACCCCCTGATCTGAAACCAACGGAACAACCAGAAGAATCTTGGTGGGTGGAAGCAGCCAAGACGGTCGGGTTAAGTTTACTCTTGGCCTTTGGAATTCGCACCTTTGTGGCGGAAGCTCGCTTTATTCCATCCGGGTCGATGGAGCCAACGTTGCAAATTCACGATCGTTTGATTATTGATAAAGTCACGTTCCGCTTTCGCGATCCCGAGCAGGGCGATGTGGTGGTGTTTAATCCTACCGAATCTTTAAAGCGCGCCAATTTCAAAGAAGCATTTATTAAACGGGTGGTTGGGGTGCCGGGTGACCGCATTGAGATCAAAAATGGGGTTGTTTGGGTCAACAATCAGCCGATTAAAGAAAATTACACTGCAGAAGGCGTCACCACCGGACCGAGTGCGGACCATTGTCGCAATAATTATGTCACTTCAGATATAGATAGCCAGCCCATCGAACCGCCCGTTCCCATCTTTTTAGAAAAGCCTCAAACTATTCCCGAAAAACACTATCTCGTTTTGGGCGATAACCGAGGCAATAGCTACGATGGCCGCTGTTGGGGATTAGTTGCCCACGCCGATCTAGTGGGAAGAGCGGTTTTCCGTTTTCTCCCCTTTGATCGCATTGGCACTTTACCTCCGGCAGAAGTGACTTCTGCCGAATAA
- the lepB gene encoding signal peptidase I, protein MPKKSFFFSTQVGWREAAKTVGLSLLLAFGIRSFVAEARFIPSGSMEPTLQIHDRLIIDKVTYQFNPPQRGDIIVFHLPQALRQQADQQGDVLQMDTIIKRVIGIPGDQLELKDGAVYRNQVKIQEQYVAHKAKTSVHVCPPSLSQSFLALPQVVPADHYLVLGDNRLNSYDGRCWGLVSRSDLLGRAVFRYWPVHRIGNLE, encoded by the coding sequence ATGCCGAAAAAGTCATTTTTTTTCTCTACACAAGTGGGATGGCGAGAAGCGGCCAAAACGGTGGGACTCAGCTTATTGTTAGCATTCGGCATTCGGTCCTTTGTTGCAGAAGCCCGCTTCATCCCTTCAGGGTCGATGGAGCCCACGTTGCAGATTCACGATCGCTTAATTATCGATAAGGTCACTTACCAATTTAATCCCCCTCAACGGGGAGATATTATTGTCTTCCATCTGCCCCAGGCCTTGCGACAGCAAGCCGATCAGCAGGGTGATGTACTCCAGATGGACACGATCATTAAACGAGTGATTGGTATACCGGGAGATCAGTTAGAGCTTAAAGATGGGGCTGTCTATCGCAATCAGGTCAAAATTCAGGAGCAATATGTTGCTCACAAGGCCAAAACATCTGTTCACGTCTGTCCACCTTCCCTATCTCAATCCTTCCTCGCCTTACCCCAAGTGGTGCCTGCAGATCACTATCTTGTCTTAGGTGATAATCGTCTCAACAGCTACGATGGCCGCTGTTGGGGATTGGTGTCTCGATCAGATTTGTTGGGGCGAGCGGTGTTTCGCTATTGGCCGGTTCACCGAATCGGAAATTTAGAGTAG
- the ilvD gene encoding dihydroxy-acid dehydratase produces MSDNRNSQVVTQGVQRAPNRAMLRAVGFGDDDFKKPIVGLANGFSTITPCNMGIDSLATRAEVSLKTAGAMPQKFGTITISDGISMGTEGMKYSLVSREVIADSIETACMGQSMDGVLAIGGCDKNMPGAMLAMARMNIPAIFVYGGTIKPGHLNGEDLTVVSAFEAVGQHSAGRISEAELTAVEKNACPGAGSCGGMFTANTMSSAFEAMGMSLMYSSTMAAEDEEKAVSAEESAAVLVEAIRKQILPRDILTRKAFENAISVIMAVGGSTNAVLHLLAISRAAGDPLTLDDFEAIRAKVPVICDLKPSGRYVATDLHKAGGIPLVMKMLLEHGLLHGDALTITGKTIAEQLADVPSEPSPDQDVIRPWDNPMYKQGHLAILRGNLATEGAVAKITGIKNPQITGPARVFESEEACLEAILAGKIQSNDVIVVRYEGPKGGPGMREMLAPTSAIIGAGLGDSVGLITDGRFSGGTYGMVVGHVAPEAAVGGTIALVQEGDIITIDAHARKLEVHVSDQELEERKVKWEKPQPQYTKGVLAKYARLVSSSSIGAVTDLN; encoded by the coding sequence ATGTCTGACAATCGAAATAGCCAAGTCGTCACTCAAGGTGTTCAACGAGCTCCCAACCGGGCCATGTTAAGGGCTGTGGGCTTTGGAGATGACGATTTTAAGAAGCCGATTGTCGGGTTAGCGAATGGCTTCAGCACGATTACCCCCTGCAATATGGGCATAGACTCCCTCGCCACACGGGCAGAGGTCAGCCTGAAAACTGCAGGTGCCATGCCCCAAAAGTTTGGCACCATCACCATCAGTGACGGCATTTCCATGGGCACCGAAGGGATGAAGTATTCCTTGGTCTCCCGCGAAGTGATTGCCGACTCCATCGAAACGGCTTGCATGGGCCAAAGCATGGATGGGGTATTGGCCATTGGCGGCTGTGATAAAAATATGCCAGGTGCCATGCTAGCCATGGCCCGGATGAATATTCCTGCCATCTTTGTATACGGCGGCACGATTAAACCCGGTCATCTAAATGGTGAAGACTTAACCGTTGTCAGTGCTTTTGAAGCGGTGGGCCAACACAGTGCTGGACGGATTAGTGAAGCTGAGTTAACGGCAGTTGAGAAAAATGCTTGTCCGGGTGCTGGATCCTGTGGAGGTATGTTTACAGCTAACACTATGTCCTCTGCCTTTGAAGCTATGGGTATGAGCCTGATGTATTCCTCCACAATGGCGGCGGAAGATGAAGAAAAAGCCGTCAGTGCGGAAGAGTCTGCTGCTGTTTTAGTGGAAGCGATCCGCAAGCAAATTCTGCCTCGCGATATTTTGACTCGCAAAGCCTTTGAAAATGCCATTTCTGTGATTATGGCTGTCGGCGGATCTACCAATGCCGTTCTCCACCTGTTGGCTATTTCCCGCGCAGCTGGAGACCCCCTTACCCTAGATGACTTTGAAGCCATCCGGGCTAAAGTCCCCGTGATCTGCGATCTCAAACCGTCAGGTCGCTACGTCGCCACAGATCTCCATAAAGCTGGTGGAATCCCATTGGTGATGAAAATGCTATTGGAACATGGTCTTCTCCATGGTGATGCTCTGACCATTACGGGTAAAACCATCGCTGAACAGCTGGCCGATGTGCCATCAGAGCCTTCCCCCGATCAGGATGTGATTCGGCCTTGGGACAATCCCATGTATAAACAAGGCCACCTGGCGATTCTCCGGGGCAACCTGGCTACGGAAGGAGCGGTTGCTAAAATCACGGGCATTAAAAATCCCCAAATTACGGGTCCAGCTCGCGTATTTGAATCAGAAGAGGCTTGCTTGGAAGCGATTTTGGCGGGCAAGATTCAGTCGAATGATGTGATTGTGGTGCGCTATGAAGGCCCGAAGGGTGGCCCTGGGATGCGAGAGATGTTAGCGCCTACGTCTGCAATTATTGGAGCGGGTTTAGGTGACTCTGTGGGATTGATTACAGATGGCCGGTTCTCGGGGGGAACCTACGGCATGGTGGTCGGGCATGTGGCCCCAGAAGCTGCGGTAGGGGGTACGATTGCTCTAGTGCAAGAAGGGGACATTATCACCATTGATGCCCACGCACGAAAGTTAGAGGTGCATGTGTCAGATCAGGAGTTAGAAGAGCGGAAGGTAAAGTGGGAGAAACCTCAGCCCCAATATACAAAAGGGGTGTTAGCTAAGTACGCCAGATTAGTTTCTTCTAGTAGTATTGGTGCAGTGACTGATCTAAATTAA